caaggaGAGTTGTGAAACTTGTACTTACTGGAGCAGTTTTGATTGTTCCTGGTTTGGATTTGGAACTTAGTGATCCAAGTCCAATCCATAGTTGATCATATTTGCCAATCCAAGCCAACCCAAGCAACTTTAACTGAGATTTGACTGGATTATTTCTGCCTCATTTCCAGATCTAAAGTGAGTCAATCCAATCCAGTTGCATCCCTGTTTCCTCTTCATGGGCTTCTCAATTAAGTGTTTGAGGTTACGCTTAGAATTCCTAGTAAACTAGGAGAGTATTCATAGGACAGTTGGAATTGGGAGTGTAGTTGTGTGGTCAAGATCAAGTCGATAAGATCCAAAGGTTGTGATTGCTCTTGGACAGTTTTGTTTGTGCTTCTGTGCATCTACACAGAAGCATGCAAATGTAAAGGTTTGTGTTCTCTGGAATTGGGAGTGTAGTTGTGTGGTCAAGATCAAGTCGATAAGATCCAAAGGTTGTGATTGCTCTTGGACAGTGTTGTTTGTGCTTCTGTGCATCTACACAGAAGCATGCAAATGTAAAGGTTTGTGTTCTCTGGAATTGGGAGTGTAGTTGTGTGGTCAAGATCAAGTCGATAAGATCCAAAGGTTGTGATTGCTCTTGGACAGTTTTGTTTGTGCTTCTGTGCATCTACACAGAAGCATGCAAATGTAAAGGTTTGTGTTCTCTGGAAATTTGAAAGCAGTTAAGAGTTGCTAATAAGTTGCTCTAGTTTAGTTATAGCTCTCACCACAACAAGTTTTCTTGGACTCCAGTATCAATAAAGACCCATTTTCTCAATTGTGTTTGCCACCATAAAAGTAAATTATATATCCCACTTGTCTAGCTCTGTATAAACACTATGTCATATAAAGCAATTATCTTTTGGATATTGCTGATTTTATAGAATGGCAATGCCCTCCTAGTGGGTAGAGAACTACTGAACTGTGTTTTTTGGAACTTATATATGTGCAATTCTGCATAATCGACTGTTATATTCTCAATTGTAGCCAACTGAGGCACTGTACTATATGATTACCAGATCTCGACAAACTCGGCGGCCTTGTTGCAGTGATTCAAGAACTTCATCACTCTGATCCAGAAATACGGACCActtctgcctggattctaggaaAAGCTGGTCAGAATAATGCACTTGTCCAAAATCAGGCAATTAACCACACTTTCTCCATGTTTATGCATTTTCTATTTGTTGTTGACTttaagtttgatcaatttcttcttTCCAGTTTGGTATTTATTTACTGTTGGTTTTATGTTAAAGTCTAACCGACTGATGACTTGTATTCCCATATGGGCATCGAAATGTCACATATTTCTTGTTTCCTTCACTACTTGTATGAAGTTATAATTTTACAATGCcaatttttgttctttattaTCTATTATATACCAtgcccctcttcttttcttcaatgaaataacttgaaatattTACTTTGCCAATTTTTGTTTTTTATTATCTATTATATACCATGCCCATCTTCTTTTCTTTAATGAAATAACTTAAAACATTTACTTCCACAAATATCCAACAAAAATTTCTTGTCTGAATATGATCCCATTATCCATATTTCTCATGTTGTTGTCAAACCTTGATTAATATAGTAAGGGGATGCTTGGTTTGCGATCGGAATCAGAATGGCTtggaattggaatcggaatggccaaatcctcaAAGTGCTTGATTCGTGAccggaatcggaatcagaattggaaagaaaatttgaatccatagaaaagagtagggattgagttctatatagattgggcTATTCCCATTCTATCTTGGAATTGGAATAGGACTCCTTCCAActaaacggttggaatgggagtcatccattcccaTTCCGATTCTAGACCTCCATTCcttccaaccaaacaccccctaaattCTGTAGGTGTGAGAACAAGCATGATAATTTTAGGCCGGTTTTACATTGAGACGCTAGATACCCTCCATTGAATCAGGCATTGGCGAGGCCAGCTTTATATCACTCTCATTGCTTGACACATCTTTGATTATTTATGTCTTTGTTTCTTCCAATTTAAAAGTGGGGCTTATTTAGTTACACAATTTGCATTTTGAAAAAACATGTTTATCTTGAGAGGCAGCCTCCTTGTCCCAAAGTTACACATGCAAGTTAGACCACAAGATGTGGTACTAAGAGTACTAGTGGAAGTAATGGACTTCTGACATGTTTTGCTGGGATATATTCAGTAGTTGAATGAAGAAAGCTATGATTTCAAACTTGAGGAATAAGTCTTGAGAATTGGTGCTAATAAGTTTGATCTCCGAGTGGTTCTTATGAAGATGGTGGTGCAACATATCTAGGTTTACATTGTTAAAGGGGAATACTTTAGGCATACTAGTGCTAGTAGAGGTAATACTATGAATTTGTTTGTAGTTCATGGGGTACAAAAGAAGCAAAAGGAAGGGGTTCATGAAAAACTGAAGTATAACAGGGGGTGAAAGGTGTCTGATTTGGGCATTCTTGGCTTAAAAGCTATCTCAGGGGATAGATGTAGTGGACCAGTGGTTCGATACAGTTTtgtggtttttcttttttttcttttttgtgagtTGGGGCAAAGAAGTTTTGAGCTCATTTGGATTTACAATTCTCTCTGGAGGACAGATTCCTTAATGTGACAGCTTGCGCCAaagaagttcaattttatagtgCCCTATGTATTTATCACTCTGATTTACCTCAATACATGAATCCAAGTAGATTCCAAGTCACTGCTTGTAGTGACAGAGATTTGAGCTATCATTCTTTTGAATAATTTGGAGAATATTGTTACCATGCAAGTTGGTAGCATTGAATGGTTCAGAGTTTGTTCTTTAGATCTCTGCTATGAATGATGCTCCTGCCAATTTATTTAGTTACGTATATATGTGGAGTGTTTCACTGCTGGAGTAATTTCTTTTACTAATTTGTATATTTGATTTTGTTGATTTCTTTCTCTGGCCATTTTTTGTTACTTAAACCCTTGCTGTCTCTGCCCTTGTTGGCTCCTTACTGCTTCTCTTGAATCATTATTTTATGTTGTATTAGATCCTTGCATATGGAGCGCTGACAAAATTGATGAAGATGGTGAACTCCAGTTTTACAGAAGAAGCCATAAAGGCATTATATGCCATTTCATCTTTGATCAGAAATAACAAAGTTGGTCAGAAATTGTTTTATTCAGAGGATGGAAATATAATGCTTCAGGTAAATAATTGCATGACTAATTTTGGTTATAAATTTCAGGTATGGTGATCTTGAGTAATAATTCTATTTTGCAGGATATAATGACCAACTCTAGCATGGATATTCACCTTCAGAAGAAGGCTGTTTTCTTAGTTGCAGATTTAGCAGACTTTCAATTAGGAAATGCAGATAATGCTGAACTTTCTTACCTTGGTGATCGCCTCTTCTTAAAGGCTGTCATTGATTTAACATCTGTACCTGACCTTGATCTTCAGGAGAAGGTATGTCTCTGGCCTTTCATAATGACTATTAAATTGGAACATAATATGCATATGATTGAAATCAAGATTGATGCATGTGAATATGGGCTATTAGTTTTGTGAGAGAGAATAATAAGAGATGGTGAAGGGGATGTGTATAAGGGAATTTAAACAACTTACAAAAATGCATCTGTGAtggaaaaagaaatagaaatctgGATTGTCTGATTACTTTTCTGAACAGTGGAGTTGCAAAGTTAAAACAAATATTCCACCTGGAACTGCAGgaggatttataaaattattttaactatATAGATTATGGTTTTCTCTGGTAATTGTGTACACATTGGTGACTATTGTTCTGGCCGGGTAGCAGATTTCCTTATAAAATGATTTGTCCTTCTACACTAGCTTGTAGATTATTTATAAAGACAAGTCTTTTTGAGAAGTCAAAGCTTGTTTTTTCAACAACTGGGAAATTCCTGTTTAAAGAGAGAAACTTCCTTCTCAAAAGACAGTAGCTGATGAGACCAGATAAAAGCAATGCCCAAGAAACCAGATGCAAACATTTTAATTATCTGTACAGGTTTATATTAGACTGAGATTTCATTGCCTATACTCAAGTTCAATATCCGCTTGACCATTAGTCCAGTTTTGAATAATTATTTACTCCTGAGGTTTCTCATTAAGTGACAAAGCAAGAGGTTTTGGAAATACTTGGTAATAATTCACAGTTTCCTTTTAAGAAGATTCGGGTGGCATTTATGGAATGACTTTGTGCAGTTTGTAGACTAGTAAACCTTAAGGGATTAGTATAATAATTGTCTTTTGTATAATCAAGTTACTAATGGTGGTTTTTGGATTGTGATTGTCATGAATCGCTATAAGCTTCTCCCATGTTATTTGTTTTTTCTTCTGTGAAGCATGTGTTTTTTTCCCTAATTACCTGCATTTTCAGGATCTGAGGATTTAATTTTAACTATATTAGttattctttcaaaatataaagtTCATGGATTATGACTTAAGTTTTCTAATGATCATCTCATGTACTCAGATATGTGTTTCATGCAGGCTTTGATGGCTGTTAGGAGTCTACTCCAGCTTACCTCCACCAAGGCTTTAGATTTCAAAGATTTCTGCAGTCTAGATGAagtcttggagagaatgagggaGCATCTGGTTAAGTTGATGTCACAGGAGGAACACGCAGAATATGCTAGGGACTTGGAGAGCCTCCGTAGAGAGGTTTACATCATATTCCACAAAAAGGTCGAGCAGGTATGTGTTGCGTATACTTCATTTTGTAGTTGAGACTAGGCTTATGATGTTTTATTGGTATGATGTGCAGGTGACATGGGTTCCAACATGACATGAATCCTGGTTCTAGGTCTTAATTTTGTATTGAAACCATCAGAGTGGAAAGTAGAAAGCATTGTGATGCTGCTATAGTCCCTTCAGAATTTTCTCCTCGGGTGCAGCTGCAGAATTTTATTGTTCTTGCCACGTTGGAATCTGTAGCCCATTCTTTTTCtgagacgggaagaggaggagCTTGGAAAATTGGAAGTGTGAAAGGTAATTAGTGGATAATTGGGGCAGTGATCAGTTTTGTGTGAAATATCTTTTGGAGAGCTCAGCGCCCATGAAATCCTACTAGTTGTAGAAGCTGCCTGTTGTTATAGAAACTTAACAAATCCAAGTCACAAATTCTTATATTTTCTCTTAATCTTACTATTGGAAATATTCTTGTCAGCTGCATCTGTGCTCGGTTCAGCTTCTTGACCCCTAAACTGTTTGACTGGTGCCCCTCAAGAGTGGGAGAAAGGAGGGAAATAGCATCCGGAATGTGTGCACATACATTGTACATTTTTCCCCTTCTGCTTGTTATTTCCGTACTAGTCTTACCTGTTGATGTTGAATGAGGGCTCTAAACAGATTGGATGATGGCGTTCTATATCCTTATCTTTAGTAATTGGGTGATACAAATATTAGTTGTATGCTAAAATTTATGTTTTAAGTTTGGTCATTGTTTCAAAGTTagactatttaaaattttatttacaaaaaGTTGTCTTAACAATCTTAAAAACCTTCTACAGGAATTGCTTGTTTGTTACATTTAAACTTTTTCAGCTTTTGTTTATAAGCTGATTCAAGTGGAGTGCACTGCAGTTTCACAAAGTGGTCTGTCTTGTACCTTTTATTCATGTCATTTTGCAGCTTGTTTGGATCTATTCGAGCTACAGAACCATCCAATAACATTACATTAAAGCCCAATTTCAAAAACAGGACTTTAAGGCCCATTTGATAATCCAGTCTTTGatgctttttttaaaaaactctCTTTGATTCATGTTCTAAGAAATTGGAATTTGGGTAGGCCATTATTATCCCTTAATACTCTTTGAAGGTTATACACAGGGGAATGCATTAGAAGTCTGATAATAAAAacatgattttaaaaattatttaataaagcaTCTTGGCAGATCAATGAGAAGAGTTGTTGCTTTGGTTGCTAGGTTAGGGTTATATATTATTACAGACTTCAGCAGTTTGAATTAGTTAAATCACTTTTATTAGGATTTATGAAACCTTCTTTACAGAGTTTAACCTTTTGCTTTAGGTATGGGGATGAAAGTGGGATGGAAAATATTCGTCTGGATCTATGTTTATattcttatttatttagctatgtATAAAAATTTAAACATTTGGTTAATATTTGTATATGTATTTATATTGCTTAAAGAAAAATAGGTATACATATAGATTAATAACTATCTTATCCATAATTGGATATTCAATTTTAtatgtaattttatttaattttatataatatttataaatttttttaaaaaataaataatcataataatatattattaatttgatttattatttatttaataatatttttgattctatggtcataaagtttaattattcaaATTATATTCATATTGGTATCTATACATCGAATATCTCATTTGTATCTGTATCCATTTAGAATGAATAAGGATATGAATTTGTGCATCTGAATaacatccatatccatatctatgcttctcaaataaaataaaaataaataaaaatatattaatatctaatctatattcgATTTGATTTCAGATTTATCTGTGCATTGACTTTTGATCCATCATTCAAACTAGACTATCTAGGGGTcagatttttgatccaattgCCAATTTGGTCTCGGCCATCTCATCAAGCATTAATCAAATGCATcatttttatagaaaataaaagaagCATAAAAAATGAAAGATGATCTTTTGTTGCCACTAAATCCTGATGGCCACATGTTTAGAGATCAATCGGGAGCCTCAACGAGCATAAATTGCTCGCGACGGTTAGGGAGTCTGAAAAGAAAATTTACTCATCAGAGTGTGTTCAGCAAAAGACCTTTCGATGCGTTAGAGTTTAGAGAataattgaagaagaaaagaagagagcaagAGCAAAGTATTAGCTCTGGAGTTGAGCCTTATCCGAGGGTCTTCTtttttatctctttatataatAGAGATAGAGTCATAGGCTAGCACATCGAAATTTGATAGGCCATTAGAGCTAATGGGGTCATGATCTGACATGTCGCTGGAATCTATCTACTAACTTATGAACCAAGATTGTTAGTCATGGGCATCAGTAGTAGGTCATACCTATGGATCAGATTTGTTAGTCATGAGTGTCAATAGTAGATTGTGCCCATATTCTGAAAGTTTCTGAGAGATTTTAGGGATCATCCACATAGCCGAATAAGACAATAGCTTGAGATCGGGGCAGGATTGAGGCTTTGCCTCAGACATATTAACACTCATGCGGGCCTTTGAATGTCATCTCTTGTTGCCAGTCGGGTCTCGATATCAGAGTTGGTAACTGACTGAGCTGAAGGTCACGTGGAGGTCGACGACATGGCACTGCTTCACCTTGGATTCTTGGGTCTGCCCGTGACGTCCAAGGTGGTCTTCCTAGGCCATCAATGGGTATTTGACTGCAATCAAGGAGGAGATGTTGGGTCCTATAACGGGTAAGCCCcataacagttgccccccacccTCGGGTTTGGAGCGGTATCACTGCTTCGGGCAAAGGATAGTTAGCCCCAGGTTGATTGTTGGTTGTTGATTTGACCTCTCTCCTCGGGACATTTGTTTTATAGTGTATGGTAGAGGGAACCTTGGGTCTTCCATTAGTATGTTTCTTCGCCATCCTCATTATAATTATGATGGTTGGGGAGTTCCATGCACAGTGCCACAATGGTTTGGAAAAGGAGATCTGGGATTAGCTCCAAATTTGTCAGAGTCTACCATGTGTTGAGCGTCGATAGGCCTTGTATCGTGTCTCACAAATCGATCTAGGTAGTTTGTTTTGAAGGCTGTGTGACAATGAGTTGTGCGATTCAAGGGCCTTAATGCGTGTGGTTTTTAATGCTCGCAGCTTCCAAAAATGATATTTTGCCATAGGAGACAACTAGGGCACCTTCCCTTAGAAGGTATAATTTCTGAAGCCATTTGGGTAATGACATGTGGCACACAACCAAGGTGGTAGTTGAGTGTGCCCTTGTCCACTTTCTTTATAAATGGAGGAAGCCTTTTGTCTGGAGTTGAGTTTGTTTTACCTAGCCCCCATGGTGTCACTGTTGCGGCTTTCCACCGATGTTCGACGGTCGGCATTCACCTTTCCATGGAGGGGTTTTCCCCCACCCTTCAGTTGGCTACATGGGGTCCAAGAGGGAGCACCTTTAGGCATTCTAGCTTGGCATGAGAGGTATTGAAAAATATAGTTGCTCCAGCTGTGTAACCGCAATAGACATTAGCTTGAGGAAGATGCTCATGTTTCAACCATCCCAGCTAGGGCCACTTATTGATTTTCTTATTATTAAGGTTCCATCTCCCTGGTGTGGGCTTGCAGCAACCTACTTGGATAAACTGCTTTGGCTGTTGGTTCAGACGAGAAGCGAGCAACCACAGTAAGGCCTTCTCAGCACCTAGTCCTCTAGGAACATCTTGGACCTTTTTAGAGGGTAGTCTTTTTTCTAGGATTTTTTGAAGGAATATCTAAGGACCAATATCCTTCGGTACGGACCAGCAACTAGCAAAGATATTTTCTCTATATGGATGTCATCGGGAGGTCTGCTGAATGAGGTGCAACTTTGCCTTCATGCCTAAGGATGTCGATTGAGCTTgtattttttgttttcttttccgtTGTAATAGGCTATACTTGAATGAAGTCAATTTGTAATGAGTTTTCTTTGAATGAAATGAACATGAACCTCATTTGAATGAGATGACTTTCTTTTCTATCTCTATTGGATGATCTCAGTCTTCAAGATTGGCTGCTTGTTTGTTTGGTTTGGTAGTCAGCTCGATGAACTAACCGAGCCACCGGTGGAGTGGGAATTCTCGGTTCAGGTATGGGTTCGAGGACATTGTATCCAAATTCTTAGTGTTTGGGGTCGGTCCTCAACTAGTCCATGGATTTTATCTCCACTAAAATGATGACATCATCTTTTATCCGATCACTGGTGTGCCCAAGAAGGTGTTGATGAGGATTTATCTAAGGTTGATGTGAGGTTCTATGTGGTGGTGGCATTCTTGCAGGTCATAGTTGTCATCCTGAGTCTTCATCCAACTCGAATGAGGATGAGTGTCGACTCTACTGGGAACGAGGGGCATCAATCGGTTAGGTGTCAAGAGTTCTCGTCAGCTTATAACTAGGGTGGAAATTCCGTGTAATCATTCTCAGTGAAGATTTGAGGTCGAGAATCCGAGAGGTTGCTTTAGTAGCtagtgtgggaaaattcagtgcaggggtaaaataataattttaaaattttttcaaaattacgattttacagcggaaagatattaattaatctaattaattaacataaatttatcctacactaggatctaaatatgatatatagaatgcattcatttaaattggaaattcaaattcgaacagtaaacactttactgtaatgtgtttagaatacaatacctttgtgcgggtagtagatcgctgcaatctgattactgtcgggagagtctgatcattgcgacgtagccacatagcgtgtctggcctctgcggatcatccacacgaagctttcggtctgatcgactcct
The DNA window shown above is from Elaeis guineensis isolate ETL-2024a chromosome 8, EG11, whole genome shotgun sequence and carries:
- the LOC105035536 gene encoding uncharacterized protein isoform X1 — protein: MASVRSLAPLLVLLLLLAPLLAASAEEGENKSSSLGGLFWATGKDESDLLPVVDSDDPSAVESENDEFAGGFSSLDGMLEWAIGHSDPVKLKEKANDIQKLSAEELKKRQLEIKELMERLKMPSDAELMQTAISDLNNSSISLEDRQRALNELLILVEPIDNANDLDKLGGLVAVIQELHHSDPEIRTTSAWILGKAGQNNALVQNQILAYGALTKLMKMVNSSFTEEAIKALYAISSLIRNNKVGQKLFYSEDGNIMLQDIMTNSSMDIHLQKKAVFLVADLADFQLGNADNAELSYLGDRLFLKAVIDLTSVPDLDLQEKALMAVRSLLQLTSTKALDFKDFCSLDEVLERMREHLVKLMSQEEHAEYARDLESLRREVYIIFHKKVEQVTWVPT
- the LOC105035536 gene encoding uncharacterized protein isoform X2 gives rise to the protein MASVRSLAPLLVLLLLLAPLLAASAEEGENKSSSLGGLFWATGKDESDLLPVVDSDDPSAVESENDEFAGGFSSLDGMLEWAIGHSDPVKLKEKANDIQKLSAEELKKRQLEIKELMERLKMPSDAELMQTAISDLNNSSISLEDRQRALNELLILVEPIDNANDLDKLGGLVAVIQELHHSDPEIRTTSAWILGKAGQNNALVQNQILAYGALTKLMKMVNSSFTEEAIKALYAISSLIRNNKVGQKLFYSEDGNIMLQDIMTNSSMDIHLQKKAVFLVADLADFQLGNADNAELSYLGDRLFLKAVIDLTSVPDLDLQEKALMAVRSLLQLTSTKALDFKDFCSLDEVLERMREHLVKLMSQEEHAEYARDLESLRREVYIIFHKKVTWVPT